The following DNA comes from Peribacillus sp. FSL E2-0218.
GAAGTCGTTGCGTTTATTTTTTCCTCCCGCATCCTCCGGTATAGCTCTTCAGGTAAAAGGTCGACACCGTCTTCATATTCCTTTCCATCGATGATGACGACCATCGGAACGACGTAAACATGTTCATTCATTGATAAATCTTCGTCTAAAGTTCCCGTACTGTCCGTTACCCATGCGATTCGCTCCATCGTTTCCCCCCTAGTTATATCCCACTCCAACTAATTCATTAGAAAAAGGAACTGCGGTGCACAAAAAGAGCCCAACAGAACATGCTCTTTCTGATGAACTCGATTTGATTTTTCATAATAATTTTTTTATATCGCTTTCAAGCTCCAATGGTTTTGTTTTGGGTGCGTAGCGACTGATGATATTTCCTTCACGATCGATCAAGAACTTCGTGAAATTCCACTTTATCGATTTCGACCCCATCAATCCTGGAGCATTTTCAGCCAGATAGCTGAATAATGGATGAGCTTCCTTTCCATTGACATTCACTTTTGCAAACATCGGGAAGGTGACGCCATGATTCAGTTTACAATATGAATCGATTTCCAAATCATCTCCTGGCTCCTGGTTCAAAAACTGATTGCACGGAAACCCAAGGATGACCAATCCCTGTCCTTCATATTGTACATATAGGCTTTGCAAATCATCATACTGTGGCGAAAAACCGCATTTGCTTGCGGTATTCACTATAATCATTACTTTGCCTCTGTATTCTTCAAGCGAGATGGTTTCGCCATTTATTTTATTGACCTTAAATTCATATATGGACATGTATGATCTCCCCCTATGGTATGATGCTGTCATTTTACCGTATATAGAGGTGCATTTACCAATTTTACTATTCTTCTTTACCCATTATTCCTGAATCTTCACTGCTTGTATGGATTGTATCAAATACTCCACCATATCTTCCAAGTCTTCCATTTGTTCTTCTTTCACAAGTCTTCCGAAAGAAACCTTGCAAACAGTAGAATAATCGGGCTTCTCCTTTTTACGGACCGTTTTGCTGGTCTTGAAAGTTATGATTCTCTGATCTCCCCATATTCTTTCCAACTGGTTCAAAAGCTCTTGGGCTATCACTTCATCAAGCTTTGCCGGGATGGAGATGAAAATATCGACCGTGCATCCGGTATGTGTTTCATTAATATGGCCTTCAAGTAACTCTGCACTTAGGTTTTCGATTCCAGCGTGTATCTCGATTGCACCGCTAATGGAAATGGGCGCCATGTATTGCTTCAATTCCAGCCCAATCTTATAGGTTCTGGACATGGTAGAGAGATTCACGATATCATCACGGCTTATGACTGTTATGTCGCCAACGAAATCACGGTCATAAACCGCTCCTTCCAATACCACTTTCATGTTTTCAAATGCTGTAGGATCAAACACTCTCCATACACCTCCGACTTCTTGCGTTTATTATCGTCATCCCATTTTATCATTAACGGGCCATTTCCTTCTCCGATTTACAACAAATTATTAAAATAGCTTTTCTATTCGCTAATTTTCTATATAATTAAAATATTATGATTTTGGTGAAGGAGGATAAACATGCCAATCAGAATACCGGAACAACTGCCGGCTAAGGAGATTTTAGAACAGGAAAATATCTTTGTGATGGATGAGGAGAGAGCTACCAAGCAGGAAATCCGCCCATTGAATATATTGATCTTGAACCTGATGCCTGAGAAAGAAAAAACAGAGGCTCAGTTACTGCGCTTTCTTGGCAATACTCCGATTCAAGTAAATATTTCATTCCTGCGATTGAGCACTCACGAATCAAAAAACACAAGCAAATTTCACTTGGATCAGTTTTACAAATCCTTTGATGATATAAGGACAAAGCGATTCGACGGCATGATCATTACAGGCGCCCCCGTCGAGAAGCTGAAATTCTCTGACGTGAATTATTGGGAAGAACTGCAAAGCATCATGAACTGGTCCTCAAAAAATGTTACATCCACTTTACATATCTGTTGGGGAGCTCAAGCTGCCCTGTACCATCATTATGGGATAGGCAAATACGAGCTGCCGGAGAAATGCTTTGGCATATACAGGCATGAGGTACTTGAACCAAAAGAAAATCTCGTCCGCGGGTTCGATGATTATTTCATGGCTCCTCATTCACGCTATACGGATATTGACTATCAAAAGCTTATCAGCATTGCCGAATTGAAGATTTTGGCTCAATCCGACCAAGCCGGTGTTTTGATTGCCGCTTCAAGCGATGGCAAAAGGATCATGGTGACCGGCCATTTCGAATATGACGCCGAAACCCTCGGTGACGAGTATAGGCGCGATAGGGAACGAGGGGTCGATACGCAGCTGCCTGAAAATTATTTTCCTGATGATGACCCTTCGAAGGTCCCGCTTCACCGCTGGAAGAGCCATTGCAGCCTGATGTTCTCTAATTGGCTCAACTATTATGTCTACCAGTCTACTCCCTATGAGTGGGATTGAAAGAGAAAGGGAAAGGTTGGTTATGCTTTTACTAGGTAGTTTTTTCTTCGGGCAGCCCCTTTCATATCTCTCTTGGGAAACAAAAAAACCTGAGTTTTTACCCAGGTTTTTTGTTTCATGACTCTTTATTGCCGAAATAAACCTCTTCATAAGGTTGGACAACCACGAAACCCCGACCATTGAATTTCATTTGGACGGATTCGCCGCTTCCCCGTCCGAAAAACGACTTTAATGAAACATCTGTCACGAATTCAGGCTGGAGATCCCCGGACCAGGCAACAGTGGCGTTCGGGTCCGTATAAACCGGATTACCAGGTTCCACAATTAACGTAAGCGGTTCATAATGGGAAGTGAATGCCACCATCCCTTTCCCCTCAAGCCTGACATTGAATAACCCCCCCGCCAGTAAACCGGCAATGCGCCGCATCATTTTTATATCCCATTGAATGCCCGGTTCAAAGGCGAGTAAATCATTTCCGTTGACACAGATGGATTCGCCATTCAACTGTAAAATTGAAATTTTCTTCCCCTGGTCCGCGACATATAGCTTGCCGGTTCCGGTCGCTTTCATTAAAGATGCACCCTCGCCAGTTAACGCTTTTTTGAAGAGCTTACCTAAACCATGCTCCAAGATTCCTTCCCGTTCGAATTTAATCTGGCCCCGATAAGATACCATCGTCCCCATTTTTGCCCAGATTTGCTCTTCCAGGTTGATTTCCAGAATTCGTTCCGTTTCTAACTCGAATAAGCCCTGCCCTTTATCCTGCTGCTTCGTCTTTTCGACGAATTGATAGATTTGATACTTCTCCATCACTCTGCCACCTCTTTTTGAAGGAGGAATAACCACATGAACGATACCGCTTGCTTTAAATCCTTCGAGAAATGTCCTAGTTTAGTATAGTCGACCCCTCTTTTCGCTACTCCGGTATCAGCGACCGTTTTCCATCCCATTTCCGTTGCCATTTTTTCGAATTCCCATGGCAGCATGGTATTCATGATCACTTCGTCCCCTAATAACCGTTGATAACTGAAATGTTTCCGCGGTTCCGCCGTCGGACCAAGTATCCCGAAACAAACATGCCCCCCGGGCTTCATGATCCGCCAGATTTCCTTCATCACGGTTAAAGGTTCACCCGTATATTCCAACGAATTAATGACCATTGCCGCCTCCATTTCTTCATCTTTGAATGGCAGGTTAGTAAAATCTCCTTGAAGAAATGAAAGATTGGGATGATTGGCCGTTTTCCCTTTTGCAAATTCAATCATGACACTTGATAAATCGACGCCAATCACTTCAAATCCCGCTTCGGCAAGTTTTAATGAACCCACTCCATCTCCACAGCCTATGTCGGCCACTTTCAGACCCGATTGCACATGGCCGGAGATAAACGGAATAATATTATTCCGGCTACCCGTCTCCCACATTTCTTGCGAATTCTTCACCCACATAGGCGCAAAGTCATCCCATTCCTTTTTCGATTCCTTATGCCAAGTATGTATATTCATCGAAAAAACTCCCTTCCAGCCACCAGACCTTAAAATAATTTCAGAAACACACAACATAACTAGGCTATCACCCATCACTGACTCACAAAATACAAGGGCCTGATTATAACTATTCTGTTTCTCATCAATAAAACCTTTTTTTAGAGGCGTTATCATAAGTAACTTAAAAATAAAGATTGATAGGAAAGTTGTTATTATTCGAAACGGTTGAACGGAAGTGCGAGACTCCCGTGCGGGCAGCGGTACAGGCGAGACCTCACCGCCCGTCCTCTGGATAAGCGAACATGGCAGGAAATTTAACCACACCGTATTACTTGGTGAATAGCAACAAAGTATGCGAAACAGCCATTGTGAATACAATCCATTGGGATCAAACATTCTACAAGATGGATTTTTATGGTTAAAGGCAACATGCGCTATTGAATGAAAACGCTACCTGATTTTTAAAATTATTTTTCCTTTAGCCCTTCCCGACTCCGCATATTCCATCGCTTTTTGAGCATCATTAAATGGAAATACCTTATCGATGATCGGTTTGATTTTACCAGACTCAATAAAGTGGGCTATCTCACTCAATTGATCTCCGCTTGGTTTCATAAACAAAAATGAATACTGAACATTATGTTTTTTTTCAAGTGCAGTAAGTTTCTTACTTGCTGCTGTAAACAATACCTTTTTAAATAATCCTAAACCATATTCTTTCGCGAAACGAGCATTTGGCATTCCTGAAACGGAAACAATTTTTCCTCCGTCTTTTATAACCCCGAAAGATTTTTCAAGAGTATTGCCACCAAGTGTATCAAAGACCGCATCGTAATTTTTCAGGATGTCTTCAAATTTTTCTGTCTTATAATTAATTATTACATCTGCACCAAGAGATTTCACTAAATTCATGCCGGCATCACTGGCAGTCGTGGCAACAGTGGCACCCATTAGTTTTGCCAGCTGAATGGCAAAGGTACCGACTCCGCCTGCCCCAGCTTGGATCAAAATCTTTTGTTCTTTTTGTAATTGCAGGATGTCATGTAAGGCTTGATACGAGGTTAAGCCAACCAATGGGATGGATGCCGCTTCCTCAAAGCTCAAATTATGAGGTTTCAAGGCTATATCATTTTCATGAATTGAAATAAATTCGGCAAAAGTTCCGATGTTACTCTTACGTGGACGTGCATATATTTCATCCCCGACTTTAAAGCGGGTCACCTTTGCTCCAACCTTCGCCACGACCCCAGAAAAATCATTACCCAAAATAAGCGGCATTTTATACTTTATTAACAATTTCACTTTCCCATCTCGTATCTTGAAATCAATAGGATTAATGCTAGCTGCATGAATTTCTGCGAGTACCTCATATTCACCGATCTCGGGTGTGGACATTTCTGCCAGACGAAGTGGGGCTTTCCCATATTTATCAATAACCATTGCTTTCATTTCCTATACCTCCAATTAATGATGCGATACTTTCAATAAAACTCCAGCATAAACTTATCAATATCCATCATTAGTGTTTTTAATAAATCTAATTTTGTCCGTACATTAATATAATAAAAATTTTTCGTGCCTTCTTTACGCATTAAAATAACACCGGCATCCCTTAATATCTTAAGATGATGCGATACCGCTGGACGGGAAAGATGCGTTTGTTCAGTGATTTCCCCTACACGCAAACCTGTTTCACAGTCCGTTCCCATTAAAACCAACAAGATGGACTGCCGTGTTTCATCGCCAATCGCCATAAGTACTTTTTGACAATGAATAAAATCTTCTCTAATAACATTTAGTTGGTCGTGTTTATCCATTTAAGTATATGCCTCCAATAAACAGTTCAATCGTTTAAGTTGACGAACCATATCATTGATACAACGATATAATACTATTGTATTCTGTGCAATATTGGGAAAGTAAATCGAGACGGATCAAATCTTAGTAGCGGAAGAGCATTAGCTTTACTTTCAGTGACCAAGATAAGAATCCATGTTTGATGAGTGAATTGTCACGATATGTATTGAACCGTTATCTGCCTTTTAGTGCAGAGATGACACAACCTTATGCGCTAAAAAAGGCACTAAAAAGTGCCCGATGTTCTCCTTCAATTAGTAAAAATAAAGGGTTCCTTGTATTGTCCGCCTTTTACTTGTTTACTGTGGTCGTTCATGCCAAATTGATGTTCGCTGCATTTATTGACTAATACCAATCAGCAAATATCCATCGTCTCTATCCATATTGTTCCATTTAAAAAATAGCTCATGCAAAAGAAATCAAATATAATCACGCAAGTATAACTCTTTCTGAAATCAAAAGGAAAGCTGATTTTAAAGTAGTGGTGCCCCACAAATGATTGGACGTTAGAAATTAAAACAGATCCTTGGGGAGAAAAAGACAATATGCCTAATTTTAATTTACTCAGCTTATAAACATATAAAATGCACTTTCAATAGACTTCCTGTTCCTGTTGGGTTCACCAAATTGATGTTTTTATTAAATCTGCCAGCACCAATAACATAAGGGAGGTTGATGGAGCACTTTTCCTTATCATGGAGTTTGCGCAAACAATGCAATAAAATAGACAATCAAACCTTCTTAGAAAATCATTTTTGTTTCCTTTTTTCACGAAGACAAAAGATAAAAAAATCCTTATTATCCCTGGTTCATAATGGTTTACTTAGCACAAATAATGAAACTATTTAATGAATGATCATTGCCATCTGAAGTGTTCATCAATTCATAATAACCAGTTATCAACGTTTGGATCATCGGAGGCACTTTAATAAAATCTTCACGGATAGCATTTGCATAGCTTTTTTCCCATCGACCGTCTTGCAATAAGCTTGCATCGACTGTAAGTTGTTTGACCACTTCAAAATTTGCTTGTTGGAGCAGCCGTTGAATTTGCGTTTTATGAAAAAGGTTTTGGATATTCCCATCATTTTTTACGAAGTTTGAATGCAAGGCTTGGATGGAAACTGCAAAAAAATGGGAACGTTGCGTACTGCAAGTAAAATCGAGATCCCATTCTGCAAAGCATATATGTTTTGCCAATCCTCGGATTTTTTTAAAATAATTCAATAAATCTTCCGGCTGCTTGAAATACCATGAACAATGGGAAAATACCGCCACTTCAAATGGTATGGTTGCTTCAAAAAGGTCAAAATCCATTTCCAAATGGAAGTCAATCCGTTCTCCTAGTGGAGATTTCTTAATACGTTCAGTTGCTTGACCTACTGTTAATGGTGCTCCGTAATCGGGACCAGCAATATCTAATGCGACAACTCTTCCGTTTTCTCCTACTGCGTCTGCGATTGCAACGGTTGTATCTCCTTGACCACATCCTAATTCCAATACACGCATTCCTTTTTGGATCCCAAAAGCTTCGACTAATTCCATTCGGTGCTGCAACTGAACTTGTTGTATCAAATCTTCTTCAAATAGTTGATAGTTGGATAAAAAAGATCTTGTTTTTTCATTTAATTGAAATGACTTCAAATATCATTCACCCCACATTTGTTGTGTATTGGTCAGCAAGGCTTCCTCAGGAACCATCCTTATTGATGTAGAGCACCAGTTCGCTCATTAGTGATAAGGGACTTGAAATTCAATACTGAAAATTTCAATCAGAAGTACTTCAATTTTGAGAACCTTGTTGCCGCCATTTCACAAGCTTCCAGTCTCCTTGCCAGATCATCTTCAAGATTACTGCAATCACCCATTTCATTAATAAAATCACATGGTTAATTTACAAACTAACTTATTCGCAGGATTTCTTTCTCCTTGGATAAAATTATTGATACCATTAATGAAATATACCTTTCGTAAGGTTATCTAAAGAATCATACGTTAAAAAGGCCGCCAATTAGCAGCCTTTTATGGCGGTAAGGTACTGTTCGTTCATTCAACCTTTACTGCCGAAATGATTAGGAACATAGGTCTTCGGTTTTCCTCTTTCATTTCAGGAACAGTTTTTACCATTTCATCAGAAGGCATAGGTTCCTTGACTGCGCTTATGCTGAACCCCGCACCAATCAAGTCATTTATATATGTCGAAATCGTTCGATGGTATTTTACAACGTTATCAGTTAAGAAGGTTGTTTCCCGTCCCCCTTCTGATTGATAGTTATCCACTGGCCAATGAAGACGATTTCCTTGTTCATCGAAATACCAATCTTGATCGTTTCGAGAAGTAAAGATTGGATGTTCAACTGAAAAAACAAAAGTCCCCCCAGGCTTTAGGCAATCATAGACCTTTTTGCAGATTGCTTCATACGACTTAATGTAGTGAAAAGCCAACGAACTTATAACTACATCAAATGTAGAGTCCGAAAAAATGATGTCTTCAATTGGCATTTCAATATATGAAATTAAAGGGTCATCTGTTTTTTCACGGGCTTTTTGAAGCATTTTAGCAGAAATATCTACACCTATCACAGAACTTGCTTGTTGTTCGCGAGCAAATCGGCAATGCCAACCGAAACCGCAGCCCAAATCAAGTATACTTTTATTTCGCAGTTCTGGTAATAGCTTTTTTAATACATGCCATTCTCCAGCAGCTTCAAGACCTTTGATGGATCGCGGCATTTGTTCATATGCAGAAAAGAAATCAGGATTATCGTATTTGTTTTGCTTCATTATATATGCATCTCCAATATTTTAAAATGGCCTCCTAAGATTAATAACACTCTATTTCAGGAGGCTATCCATCTTCTTCTTACCATATCTTTCACCTCAATATCTTTGATAAGTCTCTACCTAAATCATAACAGATGCATCGACATGTAATCCAGGTTGCTTCATGCAACAGATGAAGCAACCTGCAAGCAATTTTAAAGGTTTCCCAGGAATGGACTACAAAGGAAAGCGATAAAAATCTTCTTATTTGAAATGGAATGCATCATCAATGAA
Coding sequences within:
- a CDS encoding glutathione peroxidase; this translates as MSIYEFKVNKINGETISLEEYRGKVMIIVNTASKCGFSPQYDDLQSLYVQYEGQGLVILGFPCNQFLNQEPGDDLEIDSYCKLNHGVTFPMFAKVNVNGKEAHPLFSYLAENAPGLMGSKSIKWNFTKFLIDREGNIISRYAPKTKPLELESDIKKLL
- the metA gene encoding homoserine O-succinyltransferase translates to MPIRIPEQLPAKEILEQENIFVMDEERATKQEIRPLNILILNLMPEKEKTEAQLLRFLGNTPIQVNISFLRLSTHESKNTSKFHLDQFYKSFDDIRTKRFDGMIITGAPVEKLKFSDVNYWEELQSIMNWSSKNVTSTLHICWGAQAALYHHYGIGKYELPEKCFGIYRHEVLEPKENLVRGFDDYFMAPHSRYTDIDYQKLISIAELKILAQSDQAGVLIAASSDGKRIMVTGHFEYDAETLGDEYRRDRERGVDTQLPENYFPDDDPSKVPLHRWKSHCSLMFSNWLNYYVYQSTPYEWD
- a CDS encoding AIM24 family protein, coding for MEKYQIYQFVEKTKQQDKGQGLFELETERILEINLEEQIWAKMGTMVSYRGQIKFEREGILEHGLGKLFKKALTGEGASLMKATGTGKLYVADQGKKISILQLNGESICVNGNDLLAFEPGIQWDIKMMRRIAGLLAGGLFNVRLEGKGMVAFTSHYEPLTLIVEPGNPVYTDPNATVAWSGDLQPEFVTDVSLKSFFGRGSGESVQMKFNGRGFVVVQPYEEVYFGNKES
- a CDS encoding class I SAM-dependent methyltransferase gives rise to the protein MNIHTWHKESKKEWDDFAPMWVKNSQEMWETGSRNNIIPFISGHVQSGLKVADIGCGDGVGSLKLAEAGFEVIGVDLSSVMIEFAKGKTANHPNLSFLQGDFTNLPFKDEEMEAAMVINSLEYTGEPLTVMKEIWRIMKPGGHVCFGILGPTAEPRKHFSYQRLLGDEVIMNTMLPWEFEKMATEMGWKTVADTGVAKRGVDYTKLGHFSKDLKQAVSFMWLFLLQKEVAE
- a CDS encoding NADP-dependent oxidoreductase translates to MKAMVIDKYGKAPLRLAEMSTPEIGEYEVLAEIHAASINPIDFKIRDGKVKLLIKYKMPLILGNDFSGVVAKVGAKVTRFKVGDEIYARPRKSNIGTFAEFISIHENDIALKPHNLSFEEAASIPLVGLTSYQALHDILQLQKEQKILIQAGAGGVGTFAIQLAKLMGATVATTASDAGMNLVKSLGADVIINYKTEKFEDILKNYDAVFDTLGGNTLEKSFGVIKDGGKIVSVSGMPNARFAKEYGLGLFKKVLFTAASKKLTALEKKHNVQYSFLFMKPSGDQLSEIAHFIESGKIKPIIDKVFPFNDAQKAMEYAESGRAKGKIILKIR
- a CDS encoding metalloregulator ArsR/SmtB family transcription factor — encoded protein: MDKHDQLNVIREDFIHCQKVLMAIGDETRQSILLVLMGTDCETGLRVGEITEQTHLSRPAVSHHLKILRDAGVILMRKEGTKNFYYINVRTKLDLLKTLMMDIDKFMLEFY
- a CDS encoding class I SAM-dependent methyltransferase, producing the protein MKSFQLNEKTRSFLSNYQLFEEDLIQQVQLQHRMELVEAFGIQKGMRVLELGCGQGDTTVAIADAVGENGRVVALDIAGPDYGAPLTVGQATERIKKSPLGERIDFHLEMDFDLFEATIPFEVAVFSHCSWYFKQPEDLLNYFKKIRGLAKHICFAEWDLDFTCSTQRSHFFAVSIQALHSNFVKNDGNIQNLFHKTQIQRLLQQANFEVVKQLTVDASLLQDGRWEKSYANAIREDFIKVPPMIQTLITGYYELMNTSDGNDHSLNSFIICAK
- a CDS encoding class I SAM-dependent methyltransferase, which produces MKQNKYDNPDFFSAYEQMPRSIKGLEAAGEWHVLKKLLPELRNKSILDLGCGFGWHCRFAREQQASSVIGVDISAKMLQKAREKTDDPLISYIEMPIEDIIFSDSTFDVVISSLAFHYIKSYEAICKKVYDCLKPGGTFVFSVEHPIFTSRNDQDWYFDEQGNRLHWPVDNYQSEGGRETTFLTDNVVKYHRTISTYINDLIGAGFSISAVKEPMPSDEMVKTVPEMKEENRRPMFLIISAVKVE